A stretch of Rhodohalobacter mucosus DNA encodes these proteins:
- a CDS encoding YqaE/Pmp3 family membrane protein, translating into MSIIRLILAILLPPVGVFMTVGIGGAFWLNILLTVLGYIPGIIHAVWVIAKHDT; encoded by the coding sequence ATGAGTATAATCCGTCTAATTCTTGCCATACTTCTGCCACCTGTGGGTGTTTTTATGACTGTGGGAATCGGAGGAGCATTTTGGCTCAATATCCTGCTCACCGTTCTTGGTTATATTCCGGGCATCATTCATGCTGTTTGGGTTATTGCTAAACACGATACCTGA
- a CDS encoding COX15/CtaA family protein: MTLNLYQKTAITTVIATLVLIFVGGLVRASGAGLGCPDWPQCFGMWIPPTSAAELPPQYDASLFNPLHTWLEYINRLVGVLIGLFITATFLISFRYRKSDPVITAFSGLAFVLVIFQAWLGGQVVRSGLSAGMITIHMLMAMTILAVLLYASFRAMNSRLISPISPSTRKTLLWVSGGILFFTLIQMVLGTQVREEVDVAKNVLELPREGWIEHLGFIYEIHRSFSWLVVILSGALIYFNRKLNVPGRLSKLGWIIGVLVLLQVIAGIGLERLLMPGALQVVHLTGVAVLICAELLYLLIAVFSKKT; encoded by the coding sequence ATGACATTAAATCTCTATCAAAAAACGGCTATAACCACAGTTATTGCAACGCTGGTTTTAATTTTTGTAGGAGGTTTGGTGAGAGCGTCCGGCGCGGGACTGGGTTGTCCGGACTGGCCGCAGTGCTTCGGTATGTGGATTCCGCCAACCAGTGCAGCAGAACTTCCCCCTCAATATGATGCATCACTGTTCAATCCGCTTCACACCTGGCTGGAGTATATCAATCGCCTGGTTGGGGTACTGATTGGACTGTTTATTACAGCTACATTTTTGATTTCATTCAGATATCGAAAATCAGACCCTGTAATAACGGCCTTTTCGGGTTTGGCATTTGTGTTGGTGATTTTTCAGGCATGGCTGGGCGGCCAGGTAGTCCGGTCGGGTCTGAGTGCAGGAATGATAACCATCCATATGCTTATGGCCATGACCATACTTGCAGTACTTTTGTATGCAAGTTTTCGGGCGATGAACAGCCGGCTGATTTCGCCTATTTCACCGTCTACACGGAAAACGCTGCTGTGGGTCTCGGGAGGGATTCTCTTCTTTACACTTATTCAGATGGTTCTCGGTACGCAGGTCAGAGAGGAGGTGGATGTAGCAAAAAATGTGCTTGAACTCCCCCGGGAGGGATGGATTGAACACCTGGGTTTTATTTATGAGATCCACCGAAGTTTTTCATGGCTGGTGGTGATCCTGTCGGGTGCACTTATCTATTTTAACCGGAAATTGAACGTACCCGGACGCCTCAGTAAACTGGGATGGATCATCGGTGTACTGGTTTTGCTGCAGGTGATTGCCGGAATAGGTCTCGAAAGGCTGTTGATGCCCGGTGCTCTGCAGGTTGTTCACCTAACCGGAGTAGCCGTGCTGATATGTGCGGAACTGCTATACCTTCTAATCGCGGTATTCTCCAAAAAAACCTGA
- a CDS encoding rod shape-determining protein — protein MEPAIAENPHYKNGNLHPVEKKSGLLDLFYNDIAIDLGTANTLISSKRNGIVLREPSIVAFNTDGMPVSIGQEAWFMHEKTHSKLRTVRPLRDGVIADFEAAEHMIRGMIKNVKKNWYSTTRQIVICVPSGITDVEKRAVRDSAENAGAKEVYLVEEPMAAAIGVGLNVHEPEGHMIVDIGGGTTEIAVIALSGIVHAQSVRLAGDKLNDDIISYFRRTHNLLIGERTAEKIKCEIGSASPLEQELEMDIKGRDLVNGIPKTIHITSADVREAISISVNAIVEAIVKSLEKTPPELSADILDRGIILAGGGALLKNLDKRITEMTDLPVHIAEDPLTAVVRGTGAVLDNLDFYRAVVS, from the coding sequence ATGGAACCAGCTATAGCCGAAAATCCCCATTACAAGAACGGAAATCTTCACCCTGTAGAGAAAAAATCGGGTTTGCTGGATCTCTTTTACAATGACATTGCAATTGACCTTGGTACAGCAAATACTCTGATTTCTTCCAAGCGCAATGGGATTGTACTGCGTGAACCTTCCATTGTCGCATTCAACACAGACGGAATGCCTGTCAGTATAGGTCAGGAAGCCTGGTTTATGCATGAAAAAACACACAGCAAACTCAGGACTGTAAGACCATTGCGTGACGGTGTGATTGCCGATTTTGAAGCTGCAGAACACATGATCAGGGGTATGATCAAGAATGTAAAGAAAAACTGGTACTCCACAACCCGGCAAATTGTGATCTGTGTGCCGAGCGGTATTACAGACGTTGAAAAACGAGCTGTGCGCGACAGTGCGGAGAATGCCGGTGCAAAAGAGGTTTATCTTGTTGAAGAGCCCATGGCTGCTGCTATCGGAGTTGGCCTCAACGTTCATGAGCCGGAAGGCCATATGATCGTTGACATCGGTGGCGGAACAACCGAGATTGCGGTAATCGCTCTTTCAGGAATTGTTCATGCACAATCTGTTCGCCTGGCAGGCGATAAACTGAACGATGACATAATCAGCTACTTCCGAAGGACCCATAATCTTCTTATAGGTGAACGGACAGCTGAAAAGATCAAATGTGAGATCGGTTCAGCTTCTCCTCTTGAACAAGAGCTGGAGATGGATATTAAAGGCCGCGACCTGGTTAACGGCATACCCAAAACCATTCACATTACTTCTGCGGATGTGCGGGAAGCCATTTCCATCTCGGTTAATGCCATTGTCGAGGCTATTGTGAAATCACTTGAGAAAACACCTCCTGAGCTCTCAGCTGATATCCTGGACAGAGGGATCATTCTGGCCGGAGGCGGTGCCCTGCTTAAAAATCTGGATAAGAGAATAACAGAGATGACCGATCTGCCGGTGCACATTGCAGAAGACCCGCTAACAGCCGTGGTCCGCGGAACGGGCGCCGTTCTCGACAATCTGGACTTTTACCGCGCTGTGGTTTCCTGA
- a CDS encoding SAM-dependent methyltransferase, whose translation MSRIAYDPVKDKFARIIRHSELLRRIFYATLDLVFLRSWHIRKVLREHCRKLDRQGEWRLLDAGCGFGQYDRFILDEFDHVKITSIDIKADYIEDNTSFFSEQISEGRIRFDVADLLNYQDDTEYDAVICIDVLEHIAEDRKVMRNLSRCMKPGAYFLMHSPSHYSAEDADEDDSFVDEHARAGYSKEEIGSKLMESDLHPLKIHYTYGKWGHRAWTLLVKWPMVWFTRFGLPAAIPLLIYYPVVTPVSLLMNAADLYTANKKGTGIYALAQKI comes from the coding sequence ATGAGCCGTATCGCGTACGACCCCGTCAAGGATAAATTTGCACGTATCATCCGTCACTCGGAATTACTGAGGCGAATTTTTTATGCCACACTTGACCTGGTATTTTTGAGAAGCTGGCATATCAGAAAGGTACTACGTGAGCACTGCAGAAAGCTTGACCGGCAGGGCGAGTGGCGTTTACTGGATGCGGGATGTGGTTTCGGTCAGTATGATCGGTTTATTCTCGATGAATTTGATCATGTGAAGATTACATCCATAGATATTAAAGCCGACTACATTGAGGATAATACATCTTTTTTCAGCGAGCAGATTTCAGAGGGTAGAATCCGGTTTGATGTGGCTGATTTGCTTAATTACCAGGACGATACAGAGTATGACGCCGTAATCTGTATTGACGTGCTTGAACACATAGCAGAAGACAGAAAGGTAATGCGAAACCTTAGCCGTTGCATGAAACCGGGTGCATATTTTTTAATGCACTCGCCTTCGCACTACTCGGCTGAGGATGCGGACGAGGATGATTCGTTTGTGGATGAACATGCCAGAGCCGGGTATTCAAAGGAAGAAATCGGAAGCAAGCTGATGGAGTCGGATCTGCATCCTCTGAAGATTCACTATACCTACGGGAAGTGGGGGCATCGCGCGTGGACGCTTTTGGTAAAATGGCCGATGGTATGGTTTACCCGGTTTGGCCTCCCGGCCGCCATTCCTCTGCTGATCTACTATCCGGTTGTAACACCTGTGTCGCTCTTGATGAATGCGGCCGATCTCTACACTGCAAATAAGAAAGGAACGGGGATTTATGCACTTGCCCAAAAGATCTGA
- the cyoE gene encoding heme o synthase — translation MSQTDTEIRSAPRTFLDIASDYFELTKPGITFTVVASMLIGFLMGSAAGFSFTLMLHATLGTWLIASGTAAHNMFMERGVDGLMRRTSKRPLPDSRVSARNGFIFSMGLILAGLIYLIVLVNFVAGLVSLATTIIYLFAYTPLKRISALNVFVGAVPGALPVVGGWAAATGTVFEHGMWILFGLIYCWQIPHVMAIAWVCRDDYEHAGFKMLPKNDPGGLKTVLWIMIPLLILIPTVYKLYVMELLGWLYLSGSIITTLGFIWYGIRFSYYRDNPTAKSLMFASFVYLPIIWIFIFLDWMIL, via the coding sequence ATGAGTCAAACCGATACAGAAATCAGAAGCGCACCCAGAACTTTTCTGGACATAGCCAGCGACTACTTTGAGCTGACCAAGCCCGGCATTACTTTTACCGTGGTGGCCAGCATGCTCATCGGGTTCCTTATGGGATCGGCGGCAGGTTTCAGCTTTACACTGATGCTGCACGCTACACTCGGGACCTGGCTGATCGCTTCCGGTACAGCCGCACACAACATGTTCATGGAACGCGGTGTAGACGGATTGATGCGCCGCACAAGTAAACGACCTCTGCCTGATTCTAGGGTTTCTGCCAGAAACGGGTTTATTTTCTCAATGGGACTGATTTTAGCCGGGCTCATCTACCTGATTGTGCTGGTGAACTTTGTGGCAGGGCTTGTATCCCTTGCCACAACCATCATCTATCTGTTTGCCTATACTCCTCTTAAACGGATTTCCGCCCTTAATGTATTTGTCGGGGCTGTTCCGGGCGCCTTGCCTGTTGTGGGAGGATGGGCTGCTGCTACAGGCACCGTTTTTGAACACGGGATGTGGATTCTGTTTGGGCTCATTTACTGCTGGCAAATCCCCCATGTAATGGCAATTGCGTGGGTTTGCAGGGATGATTATGAGCACGCAGGTTTTAAAATGCTTCCAAAAAATGATCCGGGCGGATTAAAAACTGTGCTTTGGATTATGATTCCGCTCTTAATTTTAATTCCCACAGTTTACAAGCTGTATGTGATGGAACTGCTTGGCTGGCTCTATCTCTCAGGATCAATCATTACTACACTGGGCTTTATCTGGTATGGCATCCGGTTCTCGTATTACCGCGACAACCCTACAGCCAAATCGCTGATGTTCGCCTCGTTTGTTTACCTGCCAATTATCTGGATCTTCATTTTCCTCGACTGGATGATCCTTTGA
- a CDS encoding SOS response-associated peptidase has translation MCGRYVLKATLEELERKYGAVQEGTFTFSPKYNVAPSAQMPVVLSHEGRRVINLFRWGLVPFWADSINTGYSMINARCETLAKKKSFSKPFRSQRCVVPASGFYEWKNTSSGKIPHYITQKASSLINLAGLYETWKSDSGDVVNSYTIITTPANKPIQNLHDRMPAMLADSELRIWLNPENQSEDMLQDLLHPWPDNDITYHRVDTRVNNARNTGEGLIEPYQDLFS, from the coding sequence ATGTGCGGACGATACGTTTTAAAAGCAACTCTTGAAGAACTGGAACGTAAATACGGTGCTGTTCAGGAAGGCACGTTTACATTCAGCCCTAAATATAATGTGGCCCCTTCCGCACAGATGCCCGTTGTGCTTTCTCATGAAGGCAGGCGGGTAATCAATCTTTTCCGGTGGGGTCTGGTTCCCTTTTGGGCAGATAGCATCAATACAGGTTATTCAATGATTAATGCACGCTGCGAAACTCTTGCAAAGAAAAAGTCTTTCAGCAAACCGTTCCGTTCACAGCGCTGCGTGGTACCAGCCAGCGGGTTTTATGAGTGGAAGAACACCTCGTCGGGTAAAATACCTCACTATATTACTCAAAAGGCATCTTCCCTGATAAACCTGGCCGGATTGTATGAGACGTGGAAATCGGATTCCGGTGATGTGGTTAACAGCTATACCATCATAACCACTCCGGCCAACAAGCCAATTCAGAACCTTCACGACCGTATGCCTGCTATGCTTGCCGACAGCGAGCTTCGCATTTGGCTGAATCCTGAAAACCAGTCTGAAGATATGCTGCAGGATCTGCTTCACCCCTGGCCAGATAACGATATCACCTATCACCGGGTAGATACCCGCGTTAACAACGCTCGTAATACGGGCGAGGGCCTGATTGAGCCCTATCAGGATCTTTTTTCCTGA
- a CDS encoding SDR family oxidoreductase produces MNIKDKTALVTGASRGIGLSITKALIEKGAVVAGWSRTKPEAFAHKNFHHFSVDLTKELSVQQGFEDTRTKLGRHIPILINNAGAGYKGSFEDMASDDWRNLFDLNVHGIFYTTRLLVPDMKERKEGHIINVSSGAGTNGIAGMACYSATKHAVVGLTESLHLELRDYGIKVSCLSPGSVDTGFSDSKKNKLSPGDLAESVIHILSMPKNHHYTNIQVRSLQPGKTAG; encoded by the coding sequence ATGAACATCAAAGACAAGACTGCATTGGTAACGGGTGCAAGCCGCGGAATCGGACTCTCAATAACCAAGGCATTGATTGAAAAAGGAGCCGTCGTCGCAGGATGGAGCCGCACCAAACCTGAAGCATTTGCACACAAAAATTTTCACCACTTCTCTGTCGATCTTACAAAAGAGCTTTCCGTTCAACAAGGATTTGAGGATACAAGAACAAAACTTGGCCGGCACATACCTATTCTCATTAATAATGCAGGGGCAGGTTATAAAGGTAGTTTTGAAGATATGGCGTCCGATGATTGGAGAAACCTTTTCGACCTCAATGTTCACGGAATATTCTATACCACGAGGCTTCTGGTGCCCGATATGAAGGAGAGAAAGGAAGGGCATATTATTAATGTCTCATCCGGTGCAGGTACAAATGGCATAGCAGGAATGGCCTGCTATAGTGCAACCAAGCATGCAGTTGTGGGTTTAACAGAATCGCTTCATCTGGAGCTTCGCGACTATGGAATAAAGGTAAGCTGCCTCTCTCCGGGCTCTGTTGATACAGGTTTTTCTGATTCAAAAAAGAATAAACTTAGCCCCGGTGATCTTGCTGAATCCGTAATTCACATTCTGAGTATGCCTAAAAATCACCACTACACCAACATTCAGGTCAGGTCTCTCCAGCCGGGTAAAACCGCAGGCTAA
- a CDS encoding glycosyltransferase — MLYSIIVPVYNRPDEINELLSSLTRQTFTDFEVLIIEDGSDERCESIAERYSGKLNIRYYYKENSGQGFSRNYGFERAKGEYFVVFDSDCIIPEHYFEAVNRKIKSARIDCWGGPDRAHPSFTPVQKAISYSMTSPLTTGGIRGGKKRIGQFHPRSFNMGISREVFEQTGGYKITRMGEDIEFSLRIIKSGFRTALIPDAYVYHKRRTNFGQFFRQLHFFGRARVNIRRFYPDQLQTIHLLPVLFLIGIPASLLFLVLRVPVAGMLPLLYLLYAALLFTDSYRISKSLNVALLSVPAAFIQLTAYGAGLIQEMFREIRD, encoded by the coding sequence ATGCTTTACTCGATTATTGTTCCGGTATACAATCGCCCGGATGAGATTAACGAACTGCTGAGCAGCCTTACCCGTCAGACATTTACCGATTTTGAAGTTCTTATTATTGAGGACGGTTCGGATGAACGATGTGAATCCATTGCTGAACGGTATTCCGGCAAGCTGAATATAAGATACTACTATAAAGAAAACAGCGGACAAGGATTCTCAAGAAATTATGGATTTGAACGCGCAAAGGGCGAATATTTTGTCGTATTTGACTCAGACTGTATCATACCCGAACACTATTTTGAAGCTGTAAATCGAAAAATCAAGTCGGCCAGGATAGATTGCTGGGGTGGTCCTGACAGGGCTCACCCGTCTTTTACACCGGTACAGAAAGCCATCAGTTACAGTATGACCTCCCCATTGACGACCGGGGGTATCCGTGGCGGCAAGAAAAGAATCGGCCAGTTTCACCCCCGAAGTTTTAACATGGGTATTTCAAGGGAGGTTTTTGAGCAAACAGGAGGATACAAAATTACAAGAATGGGAGAAGATATTGAGTTCAGCCTGCGAATCATTAAGTCCGGATTTCGAACGGCTCTTATTCCAGATGCCTACGTTTACCACAAACGGCGCACAAATTTTGGCCAGTTTTTCCGGCAGCTTCACTTCTTTGGCCGGGCAAGAGTCAATATCCGGAGGTTTTATCCCGACCAGCTTCAAACAATCCATCTGCTCCCGGTTCTTTTTCTGATCGGTATACCTGCTTCACTGCTTTTTCTTGTTTTAAGGGTGCCGGTTGCCGGTATGCTCCCGTTATTGTATCTCCTCTACGCCGCTCTCTTATTTACCGACAGTTACAGGATATCAAAAAGCCTCAACGTTGCTCTGCTTTCAGTGCCCGCAGCTTTCATTCAGCTTACGGCTTATGGCGCCGGCTTGATACAGGAAATGTTTAGGGAGATAAGAGATTAG
- a CDS encoding MerR family transcriptional regulator — protein MKKLYYSIGEVSEITDIEPHVLRYWETVFKDLSPRKNKAGNRTYREEDITLILKLKHLVQEKKYSTAGAKKIIEGEDQDPANESNQVLTAEMQKDLNEVKLFLNKLLEKL, from the coding sequence ATGAAGAAATTGTATTACTCAATCGGTGAAGTAAGTGAAATCACCGATATTGAACCACACGTACTCCGTTACTGGGAAACCGTTTTCAAAGATCTTTCCCCCCGTAAAAACAAGGCGGGCAACCGTACCTACCGTGAGGAGGACATTACGCTGATACTGAAACTGAAACACCTGGTTCAGGAGAAAAAGTACAGTACTGCGGGAGCCAAAAAAATAATTGAAGGAGAAGACCAGGATCCCGCAAATGAAAGCAATCAGGTTCTGACTGCTGAAATGCAAAAAGATCTGAATGAAGTAAAATTATTTCTGAACAAGCTTCTTGAGAAACTCTGA
- a CDS encoding glycosyltransferase family 2 protein: MEEKKSDIGESDKSGSPEVSVVIPLLNEESSLRELAQLIGKALQGTAYEIVFVDDGSTDGSWGVIRELHALNPNVRGIRLRRNYGKSDALQAGFEEVRGKYVVTMDADLQDDPNEIPEMIEMLKGGSDLVSGWKKVRHDPITKTVPSRFFNAVTRWTTGIRLHDFNCGLKAYHRKVTDEIYLYGELHRYVPLLAKWKGFGNISEKPVKHHARKYGKTKFGLSRFLNGFLDLVTLLFVNRYMQRPMHFFGLFGVIFLIAGVAISGYLAVMKIFYGENLGDRPLLFLGILLIVVGVQFFSIGFLGEMINKGQVDRQKPSIASIL, translated from the coding sequence TTGGAGGAAAAAAAATCAGATATCGGGGAAAGCGATAAAAGCGGCTCTCCGGAGGTGAGTGTTGTAATACCGCTTCTGAATGAAGAAAGCTCCCTGAGAGAACTTGCTCAACTCATTGGGAAGGCCTTGCAAGGGACTGCCTACGAAATTGTGTTTGTGGATGACGGTTCTACAGATGGTTCATGGGGTGTTATTCGGGAGTTGCATGCCCTGAACCCGAATGTCCGGGGAATCAGGCTTCGCCGAAACTATGGTAAAAGCGACGCTCTTCAGGCCGGTTTTGAGGAAGTCCGGGGTAAATATGTTGTAACCATGGATGCCGATTTACAGGACGATCCCAATGAGATCCCGGAAATGATAGAGATGCTGAAAGGCGGCAGTGATTTGGTAAGCGGATGGAAAAAGGTTCGTCATGATCCGATCACGAAAACGGTTCCCTCACGTTTCTTTAATGCGGTTACGCGATGGACAACCGGCATCAGGCTCCACGACTTTAACTGCGGGCTGAAAGCATACCATCGAAAGGTGACGGACGAGATCTATCTTTATGGTGAACTCCACCGCTATGTTCCTCTTCTTGCAAAGTGGAAAGGGTTCGGGAATATTTCCGAAAAGCCCGTTAAGCATCATGCACGCAAATACGGGAAAACGAAATTCGGACTGTCAAGATTTCTGAACGGTTTTCTGGATCTGGTAACCCTGCTCTTCGTGAATCGGTACATGCAGCGCCCCATGCATTTCTTTGGACTTTTCGGAGTCATCTTTCTCATCGCCGGCGTGGCTATAAGCGGATATCTGGCCGTCATGAAAATCTTTTACGGAGAGAACCTGGGCGACCGCCCGCTGTTGTTTCTGGGCATTCTGCTCATTGTGGTCGGAGTTCAGTTCTTTTCCATTGGATTCCTGGGTGAGATGATCAACAAGGGGCAGGTAGACCGCCAGAAACCCTCTATCGCCTCCATACTCTGA
- a CDS encoding c-type cytochrome — MKKVVRIVLYLLIVVIAATAGVVAFIAFALPNTKPAPAMSIELTEERIERGEYLANHVMLCMDCHAVRDFSLYAAPPKPGTEGAGGDVFDQKMGFPGRFVSRNLTPAALSDWSDGEIFRAITTGVSRDGTALFPVMPYPNYSRLAEDDIQAVIAYLRTLEPIENELEGSKPDFPVSVLINTMPVKADLQPRPSKDDVVNYGRYIITAASCGDCHTRMENGTYVGEPYAGGNEFIMPDGSVVRAANLTPHETGIGNWTEELFINRFKMYADSSYNPHLVEAGEMQTIMPWLMYAGMDEEDLSAMFSYLRTIEPVENKVVKFTPPPEFQEGD; from the coding sequence ATGAAAAAAGTAGTGAGAATTGTGCTGTATCTGCTTATTGTGGTGATCGCAGCAACGGCAGGGGTTGTTGCATTCATAGCTTTCGCCTTGCCAAATACGAAACCTGCCCCCGCGATGAGCATTGAATTAACGGAAGAACGCATAGAGAGGGGAGAGTATCTGGCAAATCATGTAATGCTCTGTATGGACTGCCATGCCGTTCGGGATTTCAGCCTTTACGCAGCACCCCCGAAACCGGGAACAGAAGGCGCAGGTGGGGACGTCTTCGATCAGAAAATGGGTTTTCCGGGTCGGTTTGTATCGCGCAATCTTACACCTGCAGCACTTTCGGATTGGTCTGACGGTGAAATCTTCAGGGCGATAACGACGGGTGTATCCCGGGACGGTACAGCACTGTTTCCCGTGATGCCGTATCCCAATTATTCCAGGCTGGCTGAAGATGATATTCAGGCTGTTATTGCATATCTGAGAACGCTGGAACCTATCGAAAATGAATTGGAAGGATCAAAACCTGATTTTCCGGTCAGCGTACTGATCAATACAATGCCCGTGAAGGCAGACCTTCAGCCAAGGCCATCAAAAGACGATGTGGTTAATTATGGAAGATATATCATTACAGCGGCGTCATGTGGTGACTGCCATACCAGAATGGAGAACGGAACGTATGTAGGAGAGCCCTATGCGGGCGGTAATGAATTTATAATGCCGGATGGATCTGTAGTGCGTGCAGCGAATCTGACTCCGCACGAGACCGGTATTGGCAACTGGACGGAAGAGTTGTTTATCAACCGATTCAAGATGTATGCCGATAGTTCGTACAATCCACACCTTGTTGAGGCAGGTGAAATGCAAACCATCATGCCCTGGCTTATGTATGCAGGCATGGATGAGGAAGATCTTTCAGCGATGTTTTCATACCTCCGCACTATTGAGCCGGTGGAAAACAAAGTTGTAAAATTTACACCGCCCCCCGAGTTTCAGGAAGGCGATTAA